A segment of the Gossypium hirsutum isolate 1008001.06 chromosome D10, Gossypium_hirsutum_v2.1, whole genome shotgun sequence genome:
GCCAAACTGATCCAAAACATACCAACTCAAGCATACAATCATTCATAACCCATCCAACttaacaatttaaccaatttgGCATCCAATTTATCATACCAACATACAAacttaactttcaaaatcataccatttaaCCATTCAAACTCATCACATTGAACTTACCATTCCACATTCAAATTTACCACTTATATACCACATTCATAGCTTAACTTATAACCAAACATAGACACATACATAACATTCCCtaattcaaatattaatcaaattcAAACCAACTATTGttcatagtaaatatatatattaacaccTAAGTACATGTCACATAACCAATTTAAAACGATCAAAAGACTACCGAGTCAGAGCTGGATAATGTGAGCTTTTGGATGATCCGCAAGACGTGTTCTACAAGTAGACAATCTACAAAAAGAGGAAAGACAACGGGGTgagcatttcaaatgcttagtaaatccatatgaaatttacttaacttaccttgacATTTCAATAATTTAAGTAACTAAACATGTTTGAATTAAGCATGATAATCCTTTGCATCTTATACTTTCATGTGCATTTCAACAAAACTCTTCAAATAGGTTAGTTCAACTACATGTCATGAATTTATAATACATTCAAATAATACATAACATTTCATCTAATAACGACTAAGTCATATTCATCTTATAACacataatttcatttatatacattcatttcaacCATTCTGTTTCCATTTAGTACCGAtctcatttccttttttttatctCGAAGAACCCTAGTAAATTGAGCTCGGATCCACGAGACTAATTTTGTTCACATAAGCTGATATATTCAGGCTGTTAACACTAGCTTCATATCAGGGTTGCTAACACTAGCTTAGTACGGTGCTACTAACACTAGCTTCAGAGAGTCCGTAACAAATGGTAGATCTCAAGTCATTGTATTAATCCCAGATCAAACACCTGTTTTACTTTTCGGGATCGTAATGGCTTACCATTCATATCCTAATTGTTTATTAAGTTCACACAGGCAATATTACAATATTCAAATCATTTCAATCCCTGTAATGTCATCATTTATATGTCATCCAATcatataaacatttcatatcCATTCATTATCTCGTATTtgtttgtgtcatattttattcTTTACGGTTTAGTCCATTCGATGCCAAAAGTCATTATTTTCATATCAAtttaacaaacaaacaaaataatacaataaaaataaaataataattaacttagtaagtttcatatgaacttacctgataaGAACAACAACAAACAAGACATCGAGGACTAATctgtaattttaccttttcctTGATTATTCTTTGGTTGATTCAATTCCCGTTCTATAATAATTTATtccaatttatcaattccaaacatcttataacagcctattataaacatgtattagttcaatttcatttttcaaattcctctaaatttttgcattttagtcaatttagtccttaaaatagaaattatcatatcattcaagtttgagcttcgattttaaaactgatctcaatttcatccttatacATCCCTACAttatctaaaattataaaaaatttacataaattttgaaatttatgcactttagtccctatgttcaaaaactagcaatttaactttacaaactagtcttttttatatatatctaagcttaaaatctaaaaaattaacaccaatttcatcaagtgtttaataataagaaattttgaaaactttaacagttttgcaaaatagtataTGAGTTAGCAAAATCAAGCTCacaggatctcaaaaacataataattataagaaaCGGGATTGAAAATGCTTACTAATTGAAGAACCAAATAGTGAAAGTTTCAAACCCTAATATTCTTCCTTTGCTTTGTGAAAagataaaatgaatgaaaataaattgttttatttcaattttaacttatatactttagttaacctttaattaattataatttacttaattaaaatttgattaattaaacaTGAATCGAATTAACAAAGTTAGTAGAGGCCATATATCATCCACCACCGATTGGCATTTTAAAGAAGGTCCAATTGCTTAATTGGTccttaaagtaattaaaaattcatagggattaaattttatcacttttacaatttaatccttgtaccttaattaaatATCTGATTGACAATTAAtggaccaaactttaattaaactttatacttacctcataaatattaaataataatatttacggactcgaaCATCAAAAATGAgatttcaaaaccactattttcggaTTTAAAAGGCGAGCACTGAAATGAGAAAGGCTTGTAGACTCGTGATGTTGAATGACACATTCGAAAACTAAAGCGCACACTAAAAAATGCTTCGAAAGGTGTCAGTAGGTGCGCGGAGCCGAAGCCCTGCATGTTCGCCTGCTGGGCCCTGTGTTCGCCCACTTCAGAGTCTTCGCCTTTAGATAACAAAAAGTGTTCGCCCAGGTTGCCAAACTACGACGAGATTTTTGCCACTAAAAAACGAGTTGTTATAGCATAAACATCCAATAAACTAGTAGGGATTAAGAATAAAACCAAGTGCAACAACAACCAACTTCAAGTTTGAAAACAATATATGCACAAAGTGACTGCATAAAAAATCTGGAACTGATCAGTAAGAGCAACGATCAAAAACCAAATTAGTATCATATTTTGTTGATATCATCTTCTCTCCGTGCCAGTTCATAATCTTACTCTATTTTCAAACGAGTCTCTCGATCAATATGTTTGTTCATCCCATTGTCCATCAAGCGTACACACAttcttaaaattaatttcaaGAGATATAGAGCATGACAAATAAGTTGAACATAAATCATATAGTATCTAACAAAAACAACATTAAGTTGCATAAAGAGATCACCATATAAAGAATAAATCAACATCTACCATTTGCTTTGCCAGGTTGACTCCTTTGACAAAGCATAAACCAACAGCTATCAATATTACCCAtgtcaatttaatacaatttttgTCATATTTCCTTAGCCCTACAACATCGACTACAAGAGACTCCTCatctaaattttttattggaCTTTATTCAACACTAGAATTCCTTTTTGTTGCTTTCTTCACTCTCACCATACTTGTCAAATTGTTTTCATAAATTTATCACATCATACAAAACATAACTTTCAATATGAGAAAGGCTTGTAGACTCGTGATGTTGAATGACACATTCGAAAACTAAAGCGCACACTAAAAAATGCTTCGAAAGGTGTCAGTAGGTGCGCGGAGCCGAAGCCCTGCATGTTCGCCTGCTGGGCCCTCTGTTCGCCCACTTCAGAGTCTTCGCCTTTAGATAACAAAAAGTGTTCGCCCAGGTTGCCAAACTACGACGAGATTTTTGCCACTAAAAAACGAGTTGTTATAGCATAAACATCCAATAAACTAGTAGGGATTAAGAATAAAACCAAGTGCAACAACAACCAACTTCAAGTTTGAAAACAATATATGCACAAAGTGACTGCATAAAAAATCTGGAACTGATTAGTAAGAGCAACGATCAAAAACCAAATTAGTATCATATTTTGTTGATATCATCTTCTCTCCGTGCCAGTTCATAATCTTACTCTATTTTCAAACGAGTCTCCCGATCAATATGTTTGTTCATCCCATTGTCCATCAAGCGTACACACAttcttaaaattaatttcaaGAGATATAGAGCATGACAAATAAGTTGAACATAAATCATATAGTATCTAACAAAAACAACATTAAGTTGCATAAAGAGATCACCATATAAAGAATAAATCAACATCTACCATTTGCTTTGCCAGGTTGACTCCTTTGACAAAGCATAAACCAACAGCTATCAATATTACCCAtgtcaatttaatacaatttttgTCATATTTCCTTAGCCCTACAACATCGACTACAAGAGACTCCTCatctaaattttttattggaCTTTATTCAACACTAGAATTCCTTTTTGTTGCTTTCTTCACCCTCACCATACTTGTCAAATTGTTTTCATAAATTTATCACATCATACAAAACATAACTTTCAATATGGTGTGCCCTCAAAATCTACTCCCAAGTCATTAAGTGTAGCACCACGTTTTCGCCCAAGCCTACAAAGCATCGATAAACTTCATTTATGCAAACTGAACTTTGGATTGTTTTCAAATAACTCTAGGACCTTGCTCTGGTACCAATTGGAAGATCTCTCGATTTGCACTTCGTTCCAGCATTGATGTATGTACTATTGGTGGAACAACAAAACTTGGTTTACAACCATTCAAAAAATAGTTTCGTTCTAACTTTTGTTGGAATAAAATTTGGATAGAATTAAGAGAGTTTGTAAAATAAATCCAAAACGTAAGTGGGTAAAAGGGATAGGTAAAAAGAGAATCGACACACGATATTTTGTTAACGCAGTTTGGATTTCCCAATCCTCTATCTGCGAAGCCTCACTCAAATAATGATTTTATTCACCAATTGTTTGGATCACCTATTGGCTTAATCCCAATCTATCCCTACACAAAAGTAATTGCAACCTTAATACCAATCCTAATTGTACAAATCACTCTCCCCCAAATACCTCACTTTACATAATTTTCCTCCATAACAAATCCCTACACGAGGGCATGTTGGAGACACTCCACACAGTTGAAGTAGAATGTCGATCAACcacctatttataggctttccAATGTGATCAGAAATAGTATTTTGATAGGCTTTAAactcttatttaaaaattaaaattatcttatCAATTATTTTGAGTATTTATCAAGTAAAAGTCTTCATAAattagtctttcaacaactcaaaaACTCTCttgaataaatatgatatttatctaTAAAAAATAGCACTTCAATCACCAAAAGATACAAGAAATTCAAGCTTATCAAACCACCTCAAAGTATTTGATTGGGAGACTTAGTATCCAAGTTGACCCATACTTCTATTTTATCAAATATGCCACACTCAAGTGGACTGAATTCAATTTAACCGAAACTTGTACAAGGCCCAACACGATGGCTCGAGCAGTAAAACAAGTTCGTTATAGCAGAACATGGAACGGGAAACAATAACTTCTCCAACAGAGGCACCATAACCACAACACTGGTAGGGCAAATAGATAGATACCTACACGTCTCAAACCATGTTGCAGAGAGGGAGGTATTCATCAGCCCAAACAAACATCCAAGCCATCGATAACAACACTACCAAAGTTGCTCATCAGCCCAAACAAACATCCAAGCCATAGGTAACAACACTACCAAAGTTGCTCATCAGCCAAACCATTCGTTTATGCAGAAATCCGCTTGCCAAAGAGGGTTACAGTCATACTTAAACTTTGCCCTTTAAGGAAAAAATAGAGTTAATATATACGAAGGCACTTGAACTTGACAACTTGTacccatttggtacctattttttttcttttgggacTTAATTGGTACCGTAAGCTAACTTAGTATTTTTTTAGGTGTTTGACTAACAccattaaaatatatttacatgGCATTAACGTCCAGGTCAGCATCACATCAGTTTTTTTAACAATGTTTGTCAAATACCTAAAAATAGTACCAAATTGACTTACACCATTCAAGCttaaaaaccaaataaatacAGATTATCAAATTTAAGTACCTCCGTATATATTaacttaaacaaaataaaatattaagtgcATACAGGTTGGAATCCTACATAAATGCATTTCTGTCCGACATGTAGCCCAATTTGTGTATCACTTATTATGAAGGGACCCCCACCAGTGTCCAATCTCGGAGCCACTTGAATTCATTTTTGACTGACAAAACTAACCAAACCAAACCGTAATAAAGTCGACCTGTTCATTCCTTTAGCTCAGCCCAGGCTTCAATTTGACACCTGACATGGCAGTAGCTCACAACGGATTGAAAAGTTGCACCAAATTCAACTATTTTTAGCGATGGAAGTGTAAGTAATTTGCCCATCAAGATTATCCATCATCAGTACGATACATGATGGAAAACATAAAAAGGGAATACAACAGAAGCtccatattttattattacagAATATGAGTGATCACAGCGTAGTAAGTAGGAGGCATGGTACAATTACTTTTAAACATGAATTTTTTTAGTTGGAAGTTGAATGAAAAATCAACAAGAGGAGGATCAACCCAACTTTACTTTTCTAACCAATTTATGATACAAAAATCCAAGTCTTATGTCATCACTAGTTTATTACTAATAGTCAGAGCCTGCAATATTAACTGATAGAAATGCGAAATCTTTGGCAGCTGTTTTTGCAACTCTGACAAAACAAGATCCATCCAATGACTCATTTAACATTCGCAGCCTGTAGATCTCTGTGGCCGTCCTCCACTAGCAACATCAATGGTTTCGGGAAGGTAGCTTTCAATTCACCATCAGAGAACACAAGTAGTGAACAAAACCAATTAGCAAAGACTGGTAACCCAATGTAATTTGTACATTCATAAGGCTTTCTATAAACCATCAATAGCATCATACACATACATAtggaaattatattttatacatgTGAAACAATTCATTAAATATACAGACAGACTGAAACATTAGGGATAAAGCAAATTTTATGAGAAATTCATTGTCTATTAGAAAAAGTCCTATATCCTGCAGATTAGCTTTTGAACTGTATAAGGCTCAACTGGTTTTTTAACTTTAACAAGAACCCATGGTCCACCTAATAGAAGATGCTAAAAGAATCTAATGCACATAAAACAAAGATCCCCAAGGAAGAATTCCAGTAACAAAGCAGTTCAAAATTGGAATTACATTACCCCAACAACACGTCAGTTTTGACTCCACTGTGGTGAGTATGCATCCCCGCCACACTTGAAGCCATTCACCAAACAGGCCCATAATGGTGTGTGGATAGTTCACCGCTCAAAATAAACCCACAAAACAAGTAAACAAGTTCCTAAGAAATTTCTTAATATGAGGAGCATTCAGTTGCTGTTTAAGAAATAAGCTGTTCCGTCATAGAAAGTTCAGACACATCTCCTAACATCAATTAACTACCTTTGTTATGTtgtactttaatattttatttatttatttgaagacTGATGCATCGGTGTTAACAGTTTATTAGGCATCACCTGCTTCTTTTAAGAACATGTTGATTTAAGCAAATACTTACATTTCTTCTTCAGGCTCATTCTTGAGAGCATTTCTGGCTATGCACTCAAAAGCAGCATCGACATTGAATCCTTCTTTTGCAGAGGTCTCAAAGTAAGGTATGTTTCCTTTTGAAGCACACCATGCCTTTGCTTTCTTCTCAGAAACCTAAACCAGAGAGATATAACCTCATAAATACACCATCAAGAAACCCATTTGAACTCCCATATGATACTATAAAACACTAAGAAAATCGTAAGCAAACATGGAAGGGATAAAGGCATCTTACCACGCGACTGTTACCACCGTCAACATCAACCTTGTTTCCCAACACAACAAATGGAAAGTTTTCAGGGTCAGACGGACTCGCCTGAACACTCAACCAAAAGATAACATTAGTCATTCTTCCAATTAAGGTGCTACATGTGTCATAGTATAGAAACACTACCTGAATCAGAAACTCTTCTCGCCAGTTGTTAAGATTATCAAAGGACTTCATGACATTAACATCATGCACAAGTACACAGCAATCAGCACCCCGATAGAAAGCCACACCTAAACTTTGAAACCTTTCCTGCCCAGCAGTATCCCATATCTATGCAAGCAAGCAAAAGAAAATCAGTATCAACACTAAGAActgtaattaaaatttatttatctctatTTCTCAACCAAAATGAAAATCTTCGCAGAGTACAGAAAAAACTGAGCTCGGTTTCTACAGTTGACGATAGCCACTCAAGGATTGAAAAATCAGACAATATATTAAACTGAAACAAATGCTAAAATTCACATTGCATTATCATCATTAGGCACAAGAGAAACCAAATTCTATTGCAAACAGTTGCAtataaaaatcaagaaataaaaatgtaCTGTTTAAGAAATGACCATATTTTTACCTGCAATGTAAACAATCTATCATCAAACTGAACCTCTTTTGTCAAAAAATCGGCTCCAATCGTAGCTTTGTACTGATTACTGAACTTACGATTAACATACctaatttcaataaaattaaaaactaaaacatCAGAACCAGCATAtgcaaaattgaagaattaaataaaatttaaaggattTCAGATTCAAAGCTTACTGATTCATGAGAGATGTTTTCCCAACcctaaaaacaaaaatcaaaagaaaatgcatgattaaattgaaaacgcaccgaaatttttaaaaaaatcttcaaattcaaataggtaaaaagaaaaagattaccCGCTATCACCGAGAATTATAACCTTTAACAGCATACGCCGACGAGAAGCCATGGGATCGGATTtgagatttttattattttttagcgATTGCTGGAAAATTGTGAGATTTTATATGATCTTTGGTCAGAGAATAGAAAGATTATAAAAGAAAACTTTGTGGCTGTTAATTTAATTTGATGTGTTCTTTTCAGAAAACGAAATGGATAGTTTTCAGCAAACGGGAAGACTGTTGTTCAAATTCCAAAACTGCCCATATTTATAAATCGAATTTACATCCTCTTTTTGGCTTTAGCCGTTAAGTAATGGTAATCagtttcaaatttcaatttttattgcGGTATCTAGAAAAAGGATATTACCTGTTCTCTTTGACTTTTGGATCGCCTTATGGTTGGCCAAGTTTTGCCTTTAAAGTAAATGGACATGGATTGATTTAACTTTTAACTAATACTA
Coding sequences within it:
- the LOC107913905 gene encoding ras-related protein Rab7 — encoded protein: MASRRRMLLKVIILGDSGVGKTSLMNQYVNRKFSNQYKATIGADFLTKEVQFDDRLFTLQIWDTAGQERFQSLGVAFYRGADCCVLVHDVNVMKSFDNLNNWREEFLIQASPSDPENFPFVVLGNKVDVDGGNSRVVSEKKAKAWCASKGNIPYFETSAKEGFNVDAAFECIARNALKNEPEEEIYLPETIDVASGGRPQRSTGCEC
- the LOC107913905 gene encoding ras-related protein Rab7 isoform X1; translated protein: MASRRRMLLKVIILGDSGVGKTSLMNQYVNRKFSNQYKATIGADFLTKEVQFDDRLFTLQIWDTAGQERFQSLGVAFYRGADCCVLVHDVNVMKSFDNLNNWREEFLIQVVFLYYDTCSTLIGRMTNVIFWLSVQASPSDPENFPFVVLGNKVDVDGGNSRVVSEKKAKAWCASKGNIPYFETSAKEGFNVDAAFECIARNALKNEPEEEIYLPETIDVASGGRPQRSTGCEC